The following are from one region of the Geoalkalibacter subterraneus genome:
- a CDS encoding MlaC/ttg2D family ABC transporter substrate-binding protein produces the protein MFSKWMTAACLLLCLAPAAAFSAEAGPLAQIEQTVEQVIDTLKDDAIRGEQQRQRLTELIKARFDFQAMSQWVLGPYWKKANVDEQETFMELFSELLEASYLGRIESYTDEEVRFVSEKINGPRAEVETLIVTRSADIPISYKLVDRQGEWLVYDVIVEKVSLVRNYRGTFTEIARKEGMDGLFEQMRSKIEDLKSRSKEA, from the coding sequence CCCGGCCGCGGCATTTTCTGCCGAGGCAGGACCTTTGGCGCAAATCGAGCAGACGGTCGAGCAGGTGATCGATACGCTCAAGGACGACGCGATCAGGGGCGAACAGCAGCGTCAGCGACTGACCGAGTTGATCAAGGCGCGTTTCGATTTTCAGGCCATGTCGCAATGGGTGCTGGGCCCCTACTGGAAAAAAGCAAATGTCGATGAACAAGAGACGTTCATGGAGCTTTTTTCCGAACTGCTGGAAGCAAGCTACCTGGGGCGCATCGAGAGCTATACCGATGAGGAGGTGCGCTTTGTCTCGGAGAAAATCAACGGGCCCAGGGCTGAGGTCGAAACCCTCATCGTGACCCGCAGCGCCGACATACCCATCTCTTACAAGCTGGTGGATCGCCAGGGGGAGTGGCTGGTCTATGATGTCATTGTGGAGAAAGTCAGCCTGGTGCGCAATTACCGTGGCACCTTTACGGAAATCGCCCGCAAAGAGGGGATGGACGGTCTCTTCGAACAGATGCGGAGTAAAATTGAGGACCTGAAAAGTCGGTCGAAGGAGGCCTAG
- a CDS encoding CYTH domain-containing protein: protein MALEIERKFLIHGMDWKNAATSCSFLRQGFVSIGSIGVVRVRLIDDQGVLTIKGPTRGAVRLEYEYEIPVEDAAEMLDELCIRPLIEKTRHCVPFGGLLWEVDVFVGENEGLCVAEVELEQEGQQIELPPWVGAEVTGDPRYYNSSLVRKPFSRWRSEKTDR, encoded by the coding sequence TTGGCGCTGGAAATTGAACGAAAATTTCTGATTCACGGCATGGATTGGAAGAATGCGGCTACCTCGTGTTCTTTTTTGCGCCAGGGATTTGTCTCCATCGGCTCGATAGGAGTGGTACGGGTAAGATTGATCGACGATCAAGGCGTGTTGACCATCAAGGGGCCGACCCGCGGCGCTGTGCGTTTGGAATACGAATACGAGATCCCGGTGGAGGATGCGGCCGAAATGCTCGATGAGCTGTGCATACGGCCTTTGATCGAGAAAACCCGTCATTGCGTACCTTTCGGTGGTCTCCTCTGGGAGGTGGATGTCTTCGTTGGCGAAAATGAAGGGTTGTGTGTTGCGGAAGTGGAACTTGAGCAAGAGGGTCAGCAGATCGAATTGCCGCCCTGGGTTGGCGCTGAAGTGACCGGTGATCCCCGCTATTACAATTCCAGCCTGGTCCGCAAGCCTTTCAGCCGTTGGCGGTCGGAAAAGACAGATCGTTGA
- a CDS encoding cyclic nucleotide-binding domain-containing protein, producing the protein MKTPDAVCRQIKEEMRYFRYLDKDAIEILKLRLTCLQVPAGEILWSEGDPGDSVVFVASGRIEEKKNTEFEGKQVVVGVYGPGTVLGEFGILEDHPRPFTVLALEDTDLLVLGREEFDRLLEEHPAVGVGLLKGILLATTIRLEKSYDRLASIF; encoded by the coding sequence ATGAAGACTCCCGATGCCGTCTGTCGCCAGATCAAGGAAGAGATGCGCTATTTCCGGTATCTTGATAAAGATGCAATCGAAATCCTGAAACTCCGCTTAACCTGTCTGCAGGTTCCGGCCGGGGAAATCCTCTGGAGCGAAGGTGATCCGGGCGACAGCGTTGTTTTTGTTGCCTCGGGTCGCATTGAGGAAAAAAAGAATACCGAGTTTGAAGGAAAACAGGTGGTGGTCGGGGTTTACGGACCGGGCACGGTGCTTGGGGAGTTTGGCATTCTGGAAGATCATCCAAGGCCCTTCACCGTTTTGGCGTTGGAAGACACGGATCTGCTTGTGCTAGGGCGCGAAGAGTTCGACCGTCTGCTTGAAGAGCACCCCGCTGTGGGTGTCGGTCTGCTTAAAGGAATTCTGCTTGCGACCACGATCCGCCTCGAAAAATCCTATGATCGGCTCGCCTCGATCTTTTAA